In Gopherus flavomarginatus isolate rGopFla2 chromosome 5, rGopFla2.mat.asm, whole genome shotgun sequence, one DNA window encodes the following:
- the CCDC177 gene encoding coiled-coil domain-containing protein 177, with the protein MHVCLGLGVGGKARGITLESQAHMHGEGCSPCRRMMLLCSAEKDKGFLPSSLLAEALHVSGGSGMVDPAAEPGEEKSTDPGGAAGDGAPPAAAGEGAPRPPPPTPAGEPGRRREQSPLLHLDLFNFDCPEAEGSRYVLTSPRSLEACARCAVKPVELLPRALSELVREAPGRSMRVAAGLYEVYEMDRQRKLQQCREERERIIREEKRRIFTPLMLSSLPSSPAARISFKTTTNGSCTLAPGAGAPTGTKTKSHSLDSLQKRREGFSTKTSSESGASSSYSGESFRDRWPKGTPRTRTVAAMNSLVGRSFSLGDLSHSPQTTKKVEKIVKEVKKKKGLKEVPKRDRKIAALMIAKHQEENILNEQRYAAHLQWDSQRRRAEQQREQEEKEKQRALLQCQKMWESQVEKRRGKLTQGQKEATMMKQKQCLMYEERWREQAEKQDRMKRDKLERAILEDKQKKLHQEHNLKVKEEDKKEFLEREEQLLQDKLSTAAQKKLKKELQLQKEKKLLNQAEKLKHEALLKELVRQEAEEKEMLKASLEVNLHKAQENYEQLIEKRNQELREKAKREEMQIQRAKLAAEKKEREQKEHLEALAKATERKLQHAAQMAEEVVQQKARKVILSRLEKEKMQKVNKQKVEQYEDFRRREILLSIERKLERSEQIFKEKKTVLENARSVARASFHIREKVREETNMRTFDKMVSEAELHASLDKK; encoded by the coding sequence CAGGCATGGTGGATCCGGCGGCGGAGCCGGGCGAGGAGAAATCCACAGACCCAGGCGGCGCAGCTGGAGATGGGGCGCCCCCGGCAGCGGCGGGCGAAGGGGCCCCGCGTCCGCCGCCGCCAACGCCCGCGGGGGAGCCAGGGAGGCGCCGCGAGCAGTCCCCGCTGCTGCATTTGGACCTCTTCAACTTCGACTGCCCGGAGGCCGAGGGCAGCCGCTACGTGCTcaccagcccccgctccctggaGGCGTGCGCCCGGTGCGCGGTCAagccggtggagctgctgcccagGGCCCTGAGTGAGCTGGTGAGGGAGGCCCCGGGCAGGTCCATGCGGGTGGCAGCCGGCCTGTACGAGGTCTACGAGATGGACCGGCAGAGGAAGCTGCAGCAGTGCCGGGAGGAAAGAGAAAGGATTATCCgagaggagaagagaaggatTTTCACTCCCCTCATGCTAAGcagcctcccttcctccccagctgccAGGATCTCCTTCAAAACCACCACCAATGGGAGTTgcactctagctccaggggcaggggCTCCAACTGGGACCAAGACCAAGAGCCATTCCCTGGACTCGCTGCAGAAACGGAGAGAGGGGTTCTCCACCAAAACCTCCTCAGAATCAGGGGCATCTTCGTCCTACAGCGGAGAAAGCTTTAGGGACAGATGGCCCAAAGGGACCCCTCGGACTAGGACGGTGGCTGCCATGAACTCCCTGGTGGGCAGAAGCTTCAGCCTGGGGGACCTGAGCCACTCCCCACAGACCACAAAGAAAGTGGAGAAGATCGTCAAGGAGGTGAAGAAGAAGAAAGGTCTCAAGGAGGTGCCCAAGAGGGACAGGAAGATAGCTGCCTTGATGATAGCCAAGCACCAGGAGGAGAACATCCTGAACGAGCAGAGGTATGCCGCCCACCTCCAGTGGGACAGCCAGCGGCGACGGGCggagcagcagagggagcaggaagagaaagagaagcaGAGGGCTCTGCTGCAGTGCCAAAAGATGTGGGAGTCCCAGGTTGAGAAACGCCGTGGGAAGCTGACCCAAGGGCAGAAGGAGGCTACCATGATGAAGCAGAAGCAGTGCCTGATGTACGAAGAGAGGTGGAGGGAGCAGGCGGAGAAGCAAGACAGAATGAAAAGGGATAAGCTAGAGAGAGCCATCCTGGAAGATAAGCAGAAGAAGCTCCATCAAGAGCACAACCTGAAGGTAAAGGAAGAAGACAAGAAAGAATTCCTGGAACGAGAAGAACAGCTGTTGCAGGATAAGCTGTCCACTGCTGCACAGAAGAAGCTGAAGAAAGAgctgcagctgcagaaggaaaagAAGTTGCTCAACCAAGCTGAGAAGCTGAAGCATGAAGCCCTGCTCAAGGAACTGGTCAGGCAAGAGGCAGAGGAGAAAGAGATGCTAAAGGCCTCCCTGGAGGTTAACCTGCACAAGGCCCAGGAGAACTATGAGCAGCTAATTGAGAAGAGGAACCAAGAGCTAAGGGAGAAAGCTAAACGGGAGGAGATGCAAATCCAGAGAGCCAAGCTGGCAGCCGAGAAGAAGGAGAGGGAGCAGAAGGAGCACTTGGAGGCCCTGGCCAAAGCGACAGAGAGGAAACTCCAGCATGCTGCCCAGATGGCTGAGGAGGTGGTCCAACAGAAAGCACGCAAGGTGATCCTAAGCCGCCTGGAGAAGGAGAAGATGCAGAAGGTAAACAAGCAGAAGGTGGAGCAGTACGAGGACTTCCGACGCAGGGAGATCCTCCTGTCCATTGAGAGGAAACTAGAGAGGAGTGAGCAGATCTTCAAGGAGAAGAAGACTGTCCTGGAAAATGCCAGGTCGGTTGCCCGGGCATCCTTCCACATCCGGGAAAAGGTGCGGGAGGAAACGAACATGCGCACCTTTGACAAGATGGTCTCTGAGGCAGAATTGCATGCCAGCCTGGATAAAAAATGA